Proteins from a genomic interval of Clostridium sp. 'deep sea':
- the ltaE gene encoding low-specificity L-threonine aldolase, translating into MRNFIDLRSDTVTKPTEEMRLAMYRAEVGDDVYRDDPTVNRLEALGAEMLKKEAALFVTSGTQGNLLALLSHCNRSNEVILEANSHIYLFEVGGIAGLAGLNPRCIEGVKGFIDPQKIEKNIRTENVHFPETKLICIENTHNLAGGTVISLEQQLQVKKIADKHNLKLHLDGARAFNGATSLNCDISEFVKPYDSVQLCLSKGLGAPIGGLLLGSKEFIAKARRYRKMVGGGMRQAGIVAAAGIYALENNINRLKQDHDNALLLAKEVSEIKGLNVNLSDVHSNIVFCDVDKKLILAATLCQKLKDKGVLFNDMGNNKIRLVTHLDVTEQDCVKAAHLIKQVMNEL; encoded by the coding sequence ATGAGGAACTTTATTGATTTAAGAAGTGATACAGTAACAAAACCTACTGAAGAAATGCGATTGGCTATGTATAGAGCAGAGGTAGGTGATGATGTTTACCGTGATGACCCTACTGTAAACAGGCTGGAGGCTCTGGGAGCAGAGATGTTGAAAAAAGAAGCAGCATTATTTGTAACTAGTGGAACTCAAGGTAACTTGTTGGCGCTTTTAAGCCATTGCAATCGTAGTAATGAGGTTATTTTAGAAGCAAACTCTCATATTTACTTGTTTGAGGTTGGTGGAATTGCTGGCTTAGCAGGACTTAATCCACGTTGTATTGAAGGTGTTAAGGGTTTTATTGACCCTCAAAAAATTGAAAAAAATATAAGAACAGAGAATGTTCATTTTCCAGAGACAAAATTAATTTGTATTGAAAATACCCATAACCTAGCCGGTGGAACAGTAATAAGTTTAGAGCAACAGCTACAAGTAAAAAAAATAGCTGACAAACACAACTTAAAATTACACCTAGACGGTGCAAGAGCCTTTAATGGTGCAACATCTTTAAACTGTGATATAAGTGAGTTTGTAAAGCCATACGATAGTGTACAGCTTTGTTTATCTAAGGGTTTAGGAGCACCTATAGGCGGATTACTGCTTGGTTCAAAAGAGTTTATTGCTAAGGCTCGTCGTTATCGTAAAATGGTGGGTGGCGGTATGCGACAAGCGGGCATTGTAGCCGCAGCAGGCATATATGCCTTAGAGAATAATATAAACAGGCTTAAGCAAGACCATGATAATGCTTTATTACTCGCTAAAGAAGTGAGCGAAATAAAAGGATTAAATGTAAACTTATCTGATGTTCACTCAAATATAGTCTTTTGTGATGTTGATAAAAAACTAATTTTGGCGGCAACATTATGTCAAAAATTAAAAGACAAAGGTGTCTTGTTTAACGACATGGGCAATAACAAAATAAGATTAGTTACTCATTTAGATGTAACTGAACAAGACTGTGTAAAAGCAGCACACTTAATTAAACAGGTCATGAATGAGTTATAA
- a CDS encoding PRC-barrel domain-containing protein, with product MKRIKDILNLPVIALDTGQKIGSVIDVIYSVSQRRLIGLLIEKVALINSKLVITPENIINIGNDTVTITSNNALYKPSSIPDVYQAMAEQGFNNQRLISRAGDELGIIDDLVIDENSGILVALDISGGIISDLIYGRKRIELPNSFSLSKSNCILQKGVKDESLLNDLSDMW from the coding sequence ATGAAGAGAATTAAAGATATTCTTAATTTGCCAGTTATTGCATTAGATACTGGTCAAAAAATTGGTAGTGTTATAGATGTTATATATAGTGTGTCTCAGCGTAGATTAATAGGTTTGTTAATAGAAAAAGTTGCTTTAATAAACTCCAAACTGGTTATTACGCCTGAAAACATTATTAATATTGGTAACGATACTGTAACTATTACCTCAAATAATGCCTTATATAAACCTAGCTCGATTCCTGATGTTTATCAAGCAATGGCAGAACAGGGATTTAATAATCAAAGATTAATCAGTAGGGCTGGTGATGAATTAGGTATAATAGATGATTTAGTTATTGATGAAAATAGTGGGATATTAGTAGCGTTAGATATTAGTGGTGGTATTATTTCTGATTTAATTTATGGTAGAAAACGAATAGAACTCCCAAACAGCTTCTCTCTAAGTAAATCTAATTGTATTTTACAAAAGGGAGTAAAAGATGAAAGCTTGCTTAACGACTTGTCCGATATGTGGTAG
- a CDS encoding AI-2E family transporter, with amino-acid sequence MIKISSQKWILAILSFILGVVTLLWWHYNSQTINGVLYPLLFSFICAYLLNQPVKRLEHRVGNRNNAVIIVFSLTIVTILLVLFITLPVLINDLTRMVTGLPHQMQEFQVAIDKINQLASKISPEYSNLSHTILQKATEYWQTLVWDIFIKLTSDFENLLKKLTIIIYVPILIFFILKDFEKLKKAIKINLPRSKTAKISYLKRRLNTIFFGWIKGQIIICSIIVVLIYLGLIFIGLEQKLFLALFSGFTNLIPYFGPIIGLLPAVATAFSQDSSMVFKVILLYTLTQQIESNIISPKIFGDRVGLSPAWILIALIVGGKVGGILGLILAVPLAGIIKAVLEYFGGRKIRYISEEELL; translated from the coding sequence ATGATTAAAATTTCTAGTCAAAAGTGGATATTAGCTATTCTTAGTTTTATTTTAGGGGTAGTGACTTTATTATGGTGGCATTATAATTCTCAAACGATAAATGGAGTTTTATATCCTTTATTGTTTAGTTTTATATGTGCTTATTTGCTGAACCAACCGGTAAAAAGACTTGAGCACAGAGTGGGTAATAGAAATAATGCTGTTATTATTGTTTTTTCTTTAACAATTGTAACAATATTATTAGTATTATTTATTACTTTGCCTGTTCTAATTAATGACTTAACACGTATGGTTACCGGTTTGCCTCATCAAATGCAAGAATTTCAAGTTGCTATAGATAAAATAAATCAATTAGCATCGAAAATATCACCAGAGTACAGTAATTTATCGCATACAATTTTACAAAAGGCTACCGAATACTGGCAAACACTAGTATGGGATATTTTTATTAAGCTTACTTCGGATTTTGAAAATCTTTTAAAAAAACTAACTATAATCATATATGTACCTATCCTTATCTTCTTTATTTTAAAGGATTTTGAGAAACTCAAAAAAGCTATAAAAATAAATTTACCAAGAAGCAAAACAGCTAAAATTAGCTACTTAAAACGAAGACTCAACACTATTTTTTTTGGTTGGATTAAAGGTCAAATAATAATATGTTCTATTATTGTAGTGTTAATTTATCTAGGACTGATATTTATTGGTTTAGAGCAAAAATTATTTTTAGCCTTATTTAGTGGTTTTACGAATTTAATACCTTACTTTGGTCCTATAATAGGACTACTACCAGCTGTAGCTACAGCATTTTCACAAGATTCAAGCATGGTATTTAAAGTTATTTTATTGTATACTTTAACTCAGCAGATAGAGAGTAATATTATTTCTCCAAAAATATTTGGTGACCGAGTGGGTTTATCACCCGCTTGGATATTGATAGCGTTGATAGTTGGTGGCAAAGTAGGGGGTATTTTGGGCTTAATTTTAGCTGTGCCTTTAGCTGGAATCATTAAAGCAGTACTTGAATATTTTGGGGGGAGAAAAATTAGATACATATCAGAGGAGGAATTACTATGA
- the dtd gene encoding D-aminoacyl-tRNA deacylase: protein MRAVIQRVSKASVTIKNELYSNINNGLLVLLAVNQEDSEDQIAWLVEKIVNLRVFSDDNGKMNLSLLDTNGELLIVSQFTLYGDCRRGRRPSYSYAAKPDIANDLYKKFIAKAKEHVATVKNGVFGANMQIDLINDGPVTLIIDSL, encoded by the coding sequence ATGAGGGCTGTAATACAACGTGTAAGTAAAGCTAGTGTTACTATAAAAAATGAGCTTTATTCAAATATTAACAATGGTTTATTAGTTTTGCTTGCTGTTAATCAAGAAGATAGTGAAGATCAAATAGCTTGGTTAGTAGAGAAAATTGTCAATTTACGCGTTTTTTCTGACGATAATGGTAAAATGAATTTGTCATTGTTAGATACAAACGGAGAGCTGCTAATTGTTTCACAATTTACCCTATATGGTGATTGTAGAAGAGGTAGACGACCCAGCTACAGTTATGCAGCGAAACCTGATATAGCCAATGATTTATATAAAAAATTTATTGCAAAAGCTAAAGAACACGTAGCTACAGTGAAAAATGGAGTATTTGGCGCTAATATGCAGATTGATTTAATCAATGATGGACCAGTTACTTTAATTATAGATAGTTTATAA
- the mnmA gene encoding tRNA 2-thiouridine(34) synthase MnmA: MARDKIAVAMSGGVDSSVVAYMLKEQGYDICGITMVISNSANSEKEKKTVKDAKLVANFLGIEHHVINLRKEFYETVIKQFLTEYENGRTPNPCVTCNKYIKFGALLNHAKVLGYNKIATGHYVIQKYNNESKQHEVYRADDESKDQTYMMYNLNQQILQHTMFPLGDYSKTKVRELAFNWNLPIASKGESQEICFIDDNDYKKYWQENTNKTGIAGDLLDTKGNKIGRHNGIQNYTIGQRKGLGVALGHPAYVTKINSKNHSVTIGKNENLFKTKLSVNNVNWLAGEHPLNNEILVKIRYRSKPEPAKIIKFIAKKVVIEFNEPQRAITPGQSAVFYSGKRLIGGGVIE, from the coding sequence ATGGCAAGAGATAAAATAGCTGTTGCAATGAGTGGTGGAGTAGATAGCTCAGTAGTAGCATATATGCTAAAAGAACAAGGTTATGATATTTGTGGAATAACAATGGTGATATCTAACTCTGCCAATAGTGAAAAAGAAAAAAAGACAGTAAAAGATGCCAAACTTGTGGCTAATTTTTTAGGCATAGAACACCATGTAATTAACTTACGCAAAGAATTTTATGAAACAGTTATTAAACAATTTTTAACTGAATACGAAAACGGAAGAACACCTAATCCATGTGTAACCTGCAATAAATATATTAAATTTGGTGCTTTGTTAAATCATGCTAAAGTGTTAGGCTACAATAAAATAGCAACAGGACATTATGTAATACAAAAATATAATAATGAAAGCAAACAACATGAAGTATATAGAGCAGATGATGAAAGTAAAGACCAAACTTATATGATGTATAACTTAAATCAGCAGATTTTACAGCACACCATGTTTCCTTTAGGGGATTATTCTAAAACTAAAGTAAGAGAACTGGCTTTTAACTGGAACTTACCAATTGCCAGTAAAGGTGAAAGTCAAGAAATATGTTTTATAGATGATAACGATTACAAAAAATACTGGCAAGAAAATACTAATAAAACAGGCATTGCTGGTGATTTATTAGATACAAAGGGTAACAAAATTGGTAGACATAATGGTATTCAAAATTATACTATAGGTCAACGCAAAGGTTTAGGAGTAGCATTAGGGCATCCTGCCTATGTAACGAAAATTAACTCAAAAAACCATTCAGTTACCATTGGTAAAAATGAAAATTTATTTAAAACTAAGCTCTCTGTAAATAATGTTAACTGGTTAGCTGGTGAACACCCATTAAATAATGAAATTCTAGTAAAAATTCGCTACCGAAGTAAGCCAGAACCAGCTAAAATTATTAAATTTATTGCAAAAAAAGTAGTAATAGAATTTAATGAACCCCAAAGAGCTATTACCCCTGGTCAGTCTGCCGTTTTTTATAGTGGTAAAAGATTAATAGGTGGCGGAGTGATTGAGTAA
- the aspS gene encoding aspartate--tRNA ligase: protein MKRTHMCGNLNVNNSGEIVVLNGWVQKRRNLGGLLFITLRDRTGIVQLNVDPNQLTDKSSEVDSIRSEYVISVKGLVQKRPDGQVNEHMKTGDIEIIVNDLSVLNNAETPPFYIKDDVNAEESLRLKYRYLDLRRPELQKSLMMRHKIAKSIRDYLDNNQFMEIETPILTKSTPEGARDYLVPSRVNKGTFYALPQSPQIFKQLLMVGGYDRYFQIARCFRDEDLRADRQPEFTQVDIEMSFVDEQDVRAMAEGMVKRVFKDVLNIDLPEQSFPIMSYETAMNKYGSDKPDTRFDLEITDIESVFNNSEFKVFSTTLKNGGVIKSITVPQTKFSRKQYDNYTKYVKKYGAMGLIWVAYNEDGIKSSISKFLTDTEIADLAKQANAKVGDIVFIIAADYNTVSKSLGALRLKLAEDLELIDQAKWEFLWVVDFPLFEYDDEAKRYVASHHPFTMPKDEDVDLLVSSPGEARAKAYDMVLNGVEIGGGSIRIFNQDVQKKMFSALGFSEQDAEEKFGFFIEALKYGTPPHGGIAFGLDRLVMEMLHLTNIRDVIAFPKTTSASSLMSGAPGFVDSKQLEELYIKKLEK from the coding sequence ATGAAAAGAACACATATGTGTGGAAATCTTAATGTCAATAATAGTGGTGAGATTGTAGTTTTAAATGGCTGGGTTCAAAAAAGAAGAAATTTAGGTGGACTTCTTTTTATAACATTAAGAGATAGAACGGGTATTGTTCAATTAAATGTAGACCCTAACCAATTAACTGATAAATCCAGTGAAGTAGATAGCATAAGATCTGAGTATGTTATTTCTGTTAAAGGTTTAGTTCAAAAAAGACCAGATGGACAAGTTAATGAACATATGAAGACTGGTGACATAGAAATTATTGTTAATGATTTGTCAGTACTTAATAATGCTGAAACACCCCCATTTTATATTAAAGATGATGTTAATGCAGAAGAGAGTTTACGTTTAAAATACCGTTATTTGGATTTAAGAAGACCAGAGCTTCAAAAATCTCTCATGATGAGACATAAAATAGCCAAAAGTATTAGAGATTATTTAGATAATAATCAGTTTATGGAGATTGAAACCCCTATTTTAACTAAATCAACACCAGAGGGTGCCAGAGATTATTTAGTACCGAGCAGAGTAAATAAAGGAACATTCTATGCCTTACCCCAGTCACCACAGATATTCAAACAACTATTAATGGTTGGTGGTTATGATAGATATTTTCAAATTGCTCGTTGTTTTAGGGATGAGGACTTAAGAGCAGATAGACAGCCTGAATTTACTCAAGTTGATATAGAAATGTCTTTTGTAGATGAGCAAGATGTAAGAGCAATGGCAGAAGGAATGGTGAAAAGGGTATTTAAAGATGTGCTAAACATAGACTTGCCAGAGCAATCATTTCCTATAATGAGTTATGAAACTGCTATGAATAAATATGGTAGCGACAAACCAGATACTCGCTTTGATTTAGAAATAACTGATATTGAATCAGTATTTAACAATAGTGAGTTCAAGGTGTTCTCAACCACTTTGAAAAACGGAGGAGTAATTAAGAGCATTACTGTACCTCAAACCAAATTCAGTAGAAAACAATACGATAATTATACAAAATATGTAAAAAAATATGGTGCTATGGGTTTAATTTGGGTAGCATATAATGAGGATGGCATTAAGTCCTCTATTTCAAAGTTTTTAACAGATACAGAAATAGCAGACTTAGCAAAACAAGCCAATGCTAAAGTTGGAGATATAGTATTTATTATTGCTGCAGATTATAATACCGTATCAAAATCATTAGGGGCATTGCGTTTAAAACTAGCTGAAGATTTAGAGCTAATTGATCAAGCAAAATGGGAGTTTTTGTGGGTAGTTGATTTTCCACTTTTTGAATACGATGACGAGGCTAAGCGTTATGTAGCATCGCATCATCCGTTTACTATGCCTAAAGACGAAGATGTAGATTTGTTAGTTTCTTCACCCGGAGAAGCTAGAGCCAAAGCCTACGACATGGTGTTAAATGGTGTTGAAATTGGTGGAGGAAGCATTAGAATTTTTAATCAAGATGTGCAAAAGAAAATGTTCTCAGCATTAGGTTTTTCTGAGCAAGACGCTGAAGAAAAATTTGGCTTTTTTATTGAGGCTTTAAAATATGGCACCCCACCACATGGTGGTATTGCTTTTGGATTAGATAGATTAGTAATGGAAATGTTACATCTTACTAATATTAGAGATGTAATTGCATTCCCAAAAACAACTAGTGCATCATCGTTAATGTCAGGTGCTCCAGGATTTGTGGATAGTAAACAGTTGGAAGAGCTGTATATAAAAAAATTAGAAAAGTAG
- a CDS encoding replication-associated recombination protein A, whose amino-acid sequence MNIFDRNIIEQLKSNAPLASRMRPKSLNEFVGQNHIIGEGCLLNRAIKADRLTSMIFYGPPGTGKTTLARIIANTTERNFEQINAVMDGVKDIRRIIANAKELLALSARRTILFIDEIHRFNRSQQDALLPSVEKGIITLIGATTENPFFEVNAPLLSRSRIFKLETLSNEAISQIITNALTDKINGLGNLKIKITEEAFNHIIRVCNGDARTALNAVELAVLTTQEDEQGVINITLDIAVESIQQKAIYYDKNHDAHYDTVSAFIKSMRGSDPDAALYYLARMIEAGEDIRFIARRIIICASEDVGNADPMALIIANNAAQACNFVGFPEGRIILAQAVSYIACAPKSNSSYKAIKDAQQAVREKEFSGIPNSLKDASYKSAAKLGHGKGYIYPHNYKDNFVVQQYLPDSVKNDRYYYPSSNGHERKMLERLIKLWTRTNQGEQK is encoded by the coding sequence ATGAATATATTTGATAGAAATATAATTGAACAGTTAAAATCTAATGCACCTCTTGCCTCCAGAATGCGTCCTAAGTCTCTTAACGAGTTTGTAGGGCAGAATCATATAATTGGAGAAGGGTGTTTGCTTAATAGAGCCATTAAAGCAGATAGATTAACGTCCATGATATTTTATGGGCCACCTGGTACAGGTAAAACTACCTTAGCAAGAATTATTGCTAACACTACAGAGCGTAATTTTGAGCAGATTAATGCTGTTATGGATGGCGTTAAAGATATAAGAAGAATTATAGCTAATGCAAAAGAGCTTTTAGCTTTGTCTGCTAGAAGAACTATTTTATTTATAGATGAAATTCATCGCTTTAATAGATCCCAGCAGGATGCCTTATTACCTAGTGTTGAAAAGGGTATAATAACCCTAATAGGTGCAACAACTGAGAACCCCTTTTTTGAGGTTAATGCCCCGCTATTATCTAGATCACGTATATTTAAATTAGAGACTCTATCAAATGAAGCTATATCTCAAATAATAACCAATGCTTTAACCGACAAAATTAATGGCTTAGGTAATTTAAAAATAAAAATTACTGAAGAGGCTTTTAATCATATTATTAGGGTTTGTAATGGTGATGCTAGAACTGCCTTAAATGCAGTAGAATTAGCAGTATTAACAACACAAGAAGATGAACAAGGAGTTATAAACATCACTCTTGACATTGCTGTTGAATCTATTCAACAAAAAGCAATATATTATGATAAAAATCATGATGCCCACTATGATACAGTTTCTGCATTTATTAAATCTATGAGGGGTAGTGATCCTGATGCTGCCCTGTATTACTTAGCTCGCATGATAGAAGCTGGAGAAGACATTAGGTTTATAGCACGTAGAATAATAATTTGTGCTTCAGAGGATGTTGGCAATGCCGACCCTATGGCATTAATAATAGCTAATAATGCTGCTCAAGCGTGCAATTTTGTTGGATTTCCAGAGGGTAGAATAATACTAGCTCAAGCTGTTAGTTATATTGCTTGTGCTCCAAAAAGCAACAGTAGTTACAAGGCCATAAAAGATGCCCAACAAGCTGTACGAGAAAAAGAGTTTAGTGGTATACCAAATAGTTTAAAGGATGCTAGCTATAAAAGTGCTGCCAAACTCGGTCATGGAAAGGGTTATATTTACCCTCATAACTATAAAGATAATTTTGTAGTTCAACAGTATTTACCTGACAGTGTTAAGAATGATAGATACTATTACCCAAGTTCAAATGGGCACGAAAGGAAAATGCTTGAGAGATTAATAAAGTTATGGACTCGTACTAATCAGGGGGAGCAAAAATGA
- a CDS encoding MBL fold metallo-hydrolase has product MLVKAIPNGKLATNTYLIICEDSLKAAIIDPADGIKVLLSAIDNIDLDFKIEMIINTHGHSDHIAGNKIISNRYNCDIAIGEKDAIMLQDTDELLAQYLGMDKDQPSATILLKDSDKIKIGEIELTVIETPGHTEGGISLYCESESLLFSGDTLFRRSIGRVDLPGGDLPKILNSLQKLMKLPNDTFVYPGHSKTTTIGFEKENNPYCQKSGEN; this is encoded by the coding sequence ATGTTAGTGAAAGCAATACCCAATGGAAAATTAGCTACCAACACATACCTTATTATTTGTGAAGATAGCTTAAAAGCAGCTATTATAGATCCTGCTGATGGTATTAAGGTATTATTGTCAGCAATTGATAACATTGATTTAGATTTTAAGATAGAAATGATTATTAATACTCATGGGCACAGTGATCATATTGCAGGCAATAAAATAATCTCTAATAGATATAATTGTGATATAGCTATTGGTGAAAAAGATGCCATTATGTTACAGGATACAGATGAGCTCTTAGCTCAATATCTAGGTATGGATAAAGATCAACCAAGTGCTACAATACTACTAAAAGACAGCGATAAAATTAAAATTGGAGAGATAGAGCTAACAGTTATTGAAACTCCCGGACACACAGAAGGAGGCATATCTTTGTACTGTGAGTCAGAGAGTCTTTTATTTAGTGGAGACACCCTGTTTAGAAGATCTATTGGACGAGTAGATTTACCAGGTGGCGATTTACCTAAAATACTAAACTCGCTACAAAAACTCATGAAATTACCTAATGATACCTTTGTTTACCCAGGGCATAGTAAAACAACAACAATAGGTTTTGAAAAGGAGAATAATCCATATTGTCAAAAGAGTGGGGAAAATTAA
- the hemZ gene encoding coproporphyrinogen dehydrogenase HemZ has protein sequence MSKEWGKLRGVRPVKLVNYYKIQNSDETIKDILIEKHGLFSSTADLLISVANTEQKVTANILKNVNNVALYINIPFCPSRCTYCSFITIENSKSKDLQKQYLECLLLELDQVLTYLKDSGKIIAIVYIGGGTPTVFDYNSLQSILSLLNKYELSKVVEFTVEAGRADTVTNEKFQLLKQYGVSRVSINPQTMNIKTLKKVNRNHTIEQVYNAVEIAKSYDFILNMDMILGLPAENIADVVDTLTKIKAFKPHNITVHNLARKRSSFMTVKNNFAELNEQLLLEMNQITTKNLTDFYIPYYLYRQKNTVGGHANIGYSIKGYECIYNMVMISELCSIYACGAGAVTKVLDKDKKFTRLSTPKNAVNYINNINSIIDKKIRWFKNYECK, from the coding sequence TTGTCAAAAGAGTGGGGAAAATTAAGAGGTGTAAGACCCGTAAAACTTGTGAATTATTATAAAATACAAAACAGTGATGAGACTATTAAAGATATATTAATCGAAAAACACGGGCTCTTTTCAAGTACAGCAGACTTATTAATTAGTGTTGCTAATACAGAACAAAAAGTTACAGCTAACATATTGAAAAATGTTAATAACGTGGCTCTATATATTAATATTCCTTTTTGTCCTAGCAGATGTACCTATTGTTCTTTCATAACCATTGAAAACAGCAAATCTAAGGATTTACAAAAGCAATACTTAGAGTGTTTACTACTAGAGTTAGATCAAGTACTAACTTACCTTAAAGATAGTGGTAAAATTATTGCTATAGTTTATATAGGTGGTGGTACTCCTACTGTTTTTGATTATAATAGTTTACAAAGTATCTTGAGTTTATTAAATAAATATGAGTTATCAAAGGTTGTGGAGTTTACTGTAGAGGCAGGCAGAGCTGACACAGTAACAAATGAAAAATTTCAATTATTAAAACAATATGGGGTTTCAAGAGTCAGTATTAATCCCCAAACAATGAATATTAAAACCCTTAAAAAAGTGAATAGAAATCACACTATAGAACAAGTATATAATGCTGTAGAGATAGCTAAAAGTTATGATTTCATTTTAAATATGGATATGATACTAGGTTTGCCAGCTGAAAATATAGCTGATGTAGTAGATACTTTAACGAAAATTAAAGCATTTAAACCACATAATATTACAGTGCATAACCTGGCAAGAAAAAGGTCTTCATTTATGACTGTGAAAAACAATTTTGCTGAATTAAATGAACAACTTTTACTAGAGATGAACCAAATTACAACAAAAAACTTAACAGATTTTTATATACCATATTATTTATACAGACAAAAAAATACTGTAGGTGGACATGCTAATATAGGTTACAGCATAAAAGGCTACGAGTGTATTTATAACATGGTAATGATTAGTGAATTATGTTCTATTTATGCCTGCGGGGCAGGTGCCGTTACCAAGGTTTTAGATAAAGATAAAAAGTTTACAAGGCTATCAACGCCCAAAAATGCAGTAAATTATATTAATAACATCAACTCAATAATAGATAAAAAAATAAGGTGGTTTAAAAATTATGAGTGTAAGTAA
- a CDS encoding SoxR reducing system RseC family protein yields MQRQGLVTEVKNDLVSVQLLRHSACSNCGGCAIGKAESKTQIVTALNKANAKEGQYVELVMPKGTIANAALIAYGIPLVALLTGLLIGSALELTQLQTFGIGLIGLLGSFAFNRFFLERFRKSKNKYQVVAISIVDKENVEGVF; encoded by the coding sequence ATGCAACGACAAGGTTTAGTTACAGAGGTAAAAAATGATTTAGTTTCTGTACAACTGTTAAGGCATTCTGCTTGTAGTAACTGTGGTGGTTGTGCTATAGGTAAAGCAGAGTCAAAAACTCAAATAGTTACTGCGTTAAATAAAGCAAATGCCAAAGAAGGTCAATATGTAGAGTTAGTAATGCCAAAAGGAACAATAGCAAATGCTGCTTTAATTGCCTATGGTATACCCTTAGTAGCTTTGTTAACAGGGCTACTAATTGGTAGCGCGTTAGAGCTTACGCAGTTGCAGACCTTTGGAATAGGACTTATTGGTTTATTGGGAAGCTTTGCCTTTAATAGATTCTTTTTAGAGAGATTTAGAAAGAGCAAAAACAAGTATCAGGTCGTTGCTATTAGCATTGTAGATAAAGAAAACGTTGAGGGGGTTTTTTAA
- a CDS encoding YigZ family protein — protein MINTFKTIKTEVHFKNKVGLCRFYGSASPATTVEEANKFIQKIRDLYPDATHHVWAYKIGINENTILRYSDDGEPANSSGPPVSKAIEGNDLTNIAVVITRYYGGVNQGVGGLIRAYGRTASKTISETKIIENEAFQIVEVKPVEYNQLGDVIHHVEKLKGSIKNIVYDANVKIIALLKPQDIDKFKTLIRDLTRGVAEISLGEFVWQEIK, from the coding sequence ATGATAAATACGTTTAAAACAATTAAAACTGAAGTCCACTTTAAAAATAAAGTGGGCTTATGCCGTTTTTATGGCAGTGCTTCACCAGCAACAACGGTTGAAGAAGCAAACAAGTTTATTCAAAAAATAAGAGATTTATATCCCGATGCAACGCATCATGTTTGGGCTTATAAAATTGGAATTAATGAAAATACTATACTTAGGTATAGTGATGATGGCGAACCTGCTAATTCATCTGGTCCCCCTGTATCTAAAGCAATCGAGGGTAATGATTTAACTAATATAGCTGTTGTTATTACTCGCTATTATGGTGGTGTTAATCAAGGAGTTGGTGGTTTAATACGAGCCTATGGAAGAACGGCTTCTAAAACTATTTCTGAAACAAAGATTATTGAAAATGAAGCTTTTCAAATAGTGGAGGTTAAGCCAGTAGAGTATAATCAGTTGGGTGATGTAATTCATCATGTTGAAAAATTAAAAGGCTCTATTAAAAATATTGTTTATGATGCCAATGTAAAAATTATAGCATTGTTAAAGCCCCAAGATATTGACAAGTTTAAAACGTTAATAAGAGACTTAACTAGAGGTGTAGCAGAAATTAGTTTAGGAGAATTTGTATGGCAAGAGATAAAATAG